A genomic region of Arachis stenosperma cultivar V10309 chromosome 9, arast.V10309.gnm1.PFL2, whole genome shotgun sequence contains the following coding sequences:
- the LOC130949520 gene encoding uncharacterized protein LOC130949520 has product MTRTQCWYARFNKVSHFNLRCKNWCQVQFRGSQKLFGHCSENSDYSSPDWTNVDQDKDGRAPPRETLSSLSSSSPPNHHPTTTTGHHRPHRPPRNHCHATPFLLPPLPSSPLSSSPSTAAAPSTIAAHHHPQPPSQTFPPFPLTLPKPLPPNQPPPPTCLPPPPRHPPPPPPPAASLPQSPSLAYQLPPKSDQPDGYKKAEEDMRFLKFDWDAVKARIALDPTVPWKMGQDTTMPKGIKRIYLNDEARLWHQILSNYVMLSTHETEIPVHVRGTLPFPYLVTQLGRRADVPWEDADEKPPAADRRKIIPHIRSFLVLGYRPPPFTATDETATTSAGPSSSTATPATTTAPPPASEPFYHLVHRLRCYEHLKLLIRSGGDIPSEPDTPSDPSEEEADEHEEEPAPPQAAQAGTEQAAPQQEVPHQIQAADPEIPIQSAPPLQQTDPQTTTTETPAIHPTSDDTPSHPT; this is encoded by the exons ATGACTCGCACTCAGtgctggtatgcaagattcaataaGGTTTCGCACTTCAACTTGAGGTGCAAGAATTGGTGTCAAGTTCAATTTAGAGGATCTcagaagctgtttggtcactgtagtgagaattcagattactCATCACCTGACTGGACCAatgtagatcaagacaaagacgg TCGCGCCCCCCCTCGCGAAACCCTCTCCTCCCTCTCTTCCTCTTCACCACCCAACCACCACCCAACCACCACCACCGGCCACCACCGCCCTCACCGACCACCTAGAAACCACTGCCACGCCACCCCCTTCctccttccccctcttccttcTTCCCCTCTCTCCTCTTCTCCCTCCACCGCCGCTGCCCCCTCCACGATCGCCGCCCACCACCACCCTCAGCCCCCGTCCCAAACCTTCCCCCCATTCCCCCTAACCTTACCGAAGCCCCTGCCCCCTAACCAGCCGCCACCGCCGACGTGTCTCCCTCCTCCACCGCGACACCCGCCACCACCGCCACCCCCAGCCGCCTCTCTGCCCCAATCTCCGTCATTAGCCTACCAG CTCCCACCCAAGTCCGATCAGCCTGATGGTTACAAAAAGGCTGAGGAGGACATGCGTTTCTTGAAGTTTGATTGGGATGCTGTCAAGGCAAGGATAGCCCTTGACCCGACTGTTCCGTGGAAAATGGGTCAGGATACCACCATGCCTAAGGGAATCAAGCGGATTTACttaaatgatgaggctcggctaTGGCACCAGATCTTGAGCAACTATGTTATGCTGAGTACCCATGAGACAGAGATACCG GTCCACGTCCGAGGCACTCTTCCCTTTCCCTATTTGGTTACGCAGCTGGGCCGTCGAGCTGACGTGCCTTGGGAGGATGCCGATGAGAAGCCACCAGCTGCAGACCGTCGAAAGATTATTCCTCACATTAGGAGCTTTCTAGTTTTGGGCTACAGACCCCCACCCTTCACTGCTACTGATGAGACAGCCACAACATCTGCTGGTCCTTCTTCTTCCACAGCTACCCCTGCTACCACTACTGCACCTCCACCTGCCTCAGAGCCATTTTATCACCTTGTGCACCGCCT GCGATGCTATGAGCACTTGAAGCTGTTGATTCGATCTGGCGgcgacatcccctccgagcctgACACACCATCAGACCCATCTGAGGAGGAGGCGGATGAGCACGAGGAGGAGCCGGCACCCCCTCAGGCTGCACAGGCAGGCACCGAGCAGGCTGCACCACAGCAGGAGGTCCCACATCAGATCCAGGCTGCAGATCCCGAGATTCCCATTCAGTCAGCACCTCCTCTGCAGCAGACAGATCCCCAGACCACCACCACAGAGACCCCAGCTATCCACCCTACCAGTGATGACACCCCTTCACACCCAACTTGA